Within the Oncorhynchus masou masou isolate Uvic2021 chromosome 1, UVic_Omas_1.1, whole genome shotgun sequence genome, the region gtttgacttatTTGGATGAACTTTACCGGTAACTTTTTGGATGagtttgtatgcatgttgaacaAGTGGATTACTGAGATCATTGGCGCCATATAAAGAatgactttatcgaacaaaacgacccttcattgtgtagctgggacccttgggattgcaaacagaggaaaatCTTCAAAAgttaagtgatttatttaatcgctatttgcaattttgtgacgcctgtgctggttgaaaaagtatTTAGATGTGGGGCAcagtcctcagataatcgcatggtatgctttcgccgtaatgcctttttgaaatcagacaacgcggctggattaacaagaagttaagcttttaaatgatgtatgacacttgtattttcatgaatgtttaatattaaacattttgtattttgaatttcgcgctctgtaatttcaccggatgttgtcataTGTGTCGCGCTAGCAGTTCATGCGCCCAAACAGGTTATGGCCCTGGCTGCCGTGCAAGAATGATTTATTCCTTGATTTTTCCGCATGTAAGCCTACTAGCCTTTGCTTTTTACTTCAATGGATATTTTAGTTGTATCTGTGATTCTTAATGTCATTAGGCTACTTGCTTTTGCATGTCTAATTGCTATTGATAGATATACAGCTTGGCATTGTTTGATGGGTATAGGGACAATGACCAATGTAGCCTAATAGCCCTAATGCACATTCAATGATCGAACGTTCTAAACACAATTCCTATCGGTTTGGCAATTTCAGTTCAGTCTAGTTGTTATCGACGATATAACGTTAATAAAACTGTCGCAGTTTTTTACTAGGTGTCTTCCGGACTTGCCTCAAATTAATATTAATGATGTACATCGAATTGTTAAATCAGCCTCCGAGACTCCAGCTAGCAAGAATGAAAAGGGGTTCAAGATGTATATAGGTAGCTACATAGACAACTATGAAGGTGAGTACCAAGTCAATGACAGATatgacgttagctagctacaatcATTAGCTAGCCAATTTAACTATTAACTGTAGCAAGCTAGTTACTTCGTAAAATTATGTAACGTTGACAGAATCTACCTGAGAATGTGTGTATTTTCGTTAGCTTGGTTAAGTTATGCTTGCTAGCTATATCTGCTAAAAATAATTGTTATTCATGTCTTCTACACAGTATCTAACAAAGAAACATTTGACAGGGGATATCACCGTGAGGGCTGCCTGTCACAGGTCCATGAGGAAGAGTGAAAAGCTGCACAGCATGAGAGTAAGGAAAGGTTATAGATAGCTATTAGAGACCTTGTTAAACATCTCCTGtgagacactgtcatcatggtcaAAATGTGTTGGAGACAGTGTCAACGTTTAATCTTATCAGTAGATAGATATTAATTATGGGTCCCAATCCCAATTTAGAATTGCCAGGTTATTTTGTAAAGATGTTGATGCAGTGTTTGGTAATTGTGTTACTAATGTATTCCTGTACAGTTAAATGAGCCCCTAGTTAAGACTAGACACTACTATGTTTATTGTTATTTATGGGCCGCATCATTCTTGTTTCTCACTTCAGTCTTTCATCACACTTATCTTCACAGATGGTGTTAAAGCACTCCGTACCAGTGATAGTGGTCCAAAGCCACTGCTCCTGTGTTGCAGGAAGTGCTCTGTGCAATCATCTGGTGGCCCTTCTTTACCAGACAGCGCACTACTCTCAACTAAACATTCCTGCTGCACCACCAGTTCACAGCTGCACAGACACAGAACAGCGTTGGCACAAGCCAAGAACACTTGTGAGTCTATCAATGTCCATAAGAAAATGCACCTGAAAAGTATTCAGCCTATGTAACAGCAAATCCTTGTTAATTAGGGTGTGAAGCCAGGTCCGGTTGATGGGATAGAGTTCCGTAAATCTACTAACTCGTGTGCTGATGGAATAAGGTAAGTTGGAGGTTCCTAGAATGGAAACATTTTAGAAAACATTTTCTTGTGATTGTATCCAGATGATAAGCCCCTAGCATATCATCTGTGGCGTCTTTACGATGTAATGACAAATGTTTGGGACAAAGACTGGGGGGGAAATATATCATCTATAAATCTGTATATTttaattcattttattttaactttCGGGCTTGTGCTGTTTCTGGAAAAGTTACATGAGTCATAGTAATCTCTCCAACCTGATGTTAaggttttaaaatgttttgcagAAGTTCTCTCTACAAAGCACTCAATGGATATATGCCTGACATGGACCTTCTCCACCTCTCAGAAACGTACGCCAACTTTTCTCCACTTACTACCCCTCTTGTGACAACAATGGAAATGTCAGCTGACGTGCCCCTGGTTGAGTCCCCCTTTGGGCCAATGCAAGCCGGCAGTGTTCTGTCCTATCAGCTTCCACAGCCAAAGACCCGTGAAATTGTGAAGATTGCCGATGCCCCTTCTCCACCAATACTCCCATTAGATGGCTTCAGGCTTCCCAGTTTGCTTACGTCCTTAGCCATCAGGAGCAGTTCCACCTCAAGGCATTAGAGACAACCTACGAGATGTCACACAAAGTCGAGGTTGCTACAAGGGAGCAGAGCAGCAGCCTGGAATGGCATCAGCTCTGGAAAATGAGAATAACATCCTCTCGTTTCCGAGAGGTTTGCCATGTCCGGGGAGAGACCTCAGCTGACCACCTAGCTGAGCGGATGTTCAAGGGATCTGGTATGTAGACCATGCAGATGAAGAGGGGGCTAGCCATAgagccagtggctgtacaggAGTACTGCACACTGAAGAATGTTAACTTCTTTCCGTGTGGCTTCGTTGTGCACCCAGATGCTCCGTGGTTAGGATCCTCTCCAGATGGAATCATATTTGATCCCAGTGTAAGACCACACTTTGGACTCTTAGAGGTCAAGTGCCCAAAATGTACCAAGTTATGTTGACTGCCCTTACCTGAAGACCCAGAATGGAGAGCTGAAGTTGAAGAGATCTCATGCTTACTACTGGCAGGTGCAAGGTCAAATCCTTTTCACAGGTTGTAGCTGGTGTGACTGTCATAGTAGTGTCCCGCCTAGTTGAAAGGATATATCTACAGGTTTCAAAAACTATAAGAGAGAAGGTTGACCACTTATTTTTACCACTACTTGCAGAAGTGTCTCTCGCACCTGAATGGATCCCCTGCATGGGTGCCAAGTTTAGTGGTTTTATGAAAAATAAGTATTGATGTTCTTGTGAAAATCTACAGaatatatttgtttaaaaaaaaatgtatttcagcaAATGTTCAACAGTTAAGTTAATCAATTACACATCTCTAACATTGTATTCAATCTTGTATTCTGGCTGTTCTGTGTTTACTTGATTTCTTTCCCCCACCCCCGTTACTCATTGCCTAATTAAAGCCAATTCAAGCTCCACACAAACTGATATTCAAtacaacacaaatgattgataCATGTCGTAgataaacaaattattattttgctGCTAGCAAATAAACACATGTACATTAACACTGGCTTGTCTCATGCTCTGGACCGGATCAGAGACGGAACAGTCCATAGGCAGTGCACCTTGTTCTTCACCCCCCTCAGTCGGAGCAGGAGGTTTCTGTCTTCTTTCCCAAACACCAGGTCTCTTTTGAATTTGCCAGTTCCACGCGAAGACAGTAGGAACAACACCAATTTTTCCCTCAACAGTCACTTTCGACGAAATGTGTACTACACACCTTTGTGTGTTTGGTGACAGTAAAGTTGTCACAATGTACTGCCACTAACCACCTTTTTCTGAGCTCTACATCGACTGGGAAACGATGGAAGCTCACAATACCATTACATTTGGAAGAAACTGAACACAGAGGCACTGAACAATGTTCATTAGCACCTCCTTCGCGGGACTGTAATTTAAACGTAGCCATTGCGAACTATTTCAGTCAGAAATGCATTGACGATAGCTAGTAAGCTAATGATAAAAACTCGCTCCGGAAGTCATCAATCCGGTCGGAAGTAAATTAGAACGTTGGAGGCGGAATAATGCATAGtgcacagtgcaggtgcatttatacggagacttgattacacacaggtggattgtatttatcatcattagtcatttaggtcaacattggatcattcagagatcctcactgaacttctggagagagtttgctgcactgaaagtaaaggggctaaataattttgcacgcccaatttttcagttttgatttgttaaaaaagtttgaaatatccaataaatgtcgttccacttcatgattgtgtccaacttgttgttgattcttcacaaaaaattacagttttatatctttatgtttgaagcctgaaatgtggcaaaaggtcgcaaagttcaagggggccgaatactttcgcaaggcactgtatatatacatatatatatatatacataaggGTAAAggacattttttattcatttgtccTTCCCTAAGTGTTAATCACAAGCGATTATCTTGGGACTCCTATATCTGTAAAGAACTTATTTTCTAATTGTACTTTCtaatttttctttaaaaaaaacatttgcaaGCTTGAATTTTGTCAATGGTCAAATGTATTCATGTTTTTTTTGTCATGTCATCCTTCTCTTTAGAAGTGAAATGCCAGCCTGTTCTTTGCTCTTCGTGTTTAGTACTGAAACAAAGTTGTCATGTAAAAAGATAGCCCTGATCAAATATTAGCAGTTCACCATTGTTCCTTCGTGTTACATTCCAAATAAAAGCTTTTTTGTATTTTGGTGTACTTCTGTCATTCATTTGGTGGGCCTGTGTTGGGAACCTTATGGCTTAGCATTTTGGAGCTTCCCTTTCCTCCGGTGTAAACCAAGGTGTGGAGTAGCACAGCTACTGTCATATGTTACAAATCCCAAAAATATTTTATCCCAACCAAATCAATTCCATCCATTTTCATGACATCTCAATTCATCCTAATACTGTAGGCTTTAAAATCAGTTTTGAGAACAAACATCTACTCACAACAGTTCTTTTCCCTGATGCAGGTGGACCTAACAACATCACTCTGGGTactgcaaaaataaaataaacatgtaTTACGACCACAATTTAGTTTCAGGAAACAATATTCAACGAAAAAACATGATATTGACATGTGGGATGTGAATGCCAGACGCCTCATAGGCAGCGTTTACACGGGTATCcgaattctgatatttttttaccATTAATTGGAATTTTGAACAATTggatcagctctgaaaaaagagctgatgtgaaaagatctgatgtgattggtcaattGACCAATTATtgggaaaaatatcagaattgggctgccaaTGTAAACACAGCTTGTGGCTCAAACTTCTCATATAGTGTCACCTAGTGGTAGAATAACAACACTACACGAAATCAGTTGTATGCACATAACAGGTGTATTCATTACGGAAATCGTTTACAAACCAAACGGGTAGGGTCCAACCTGAATTTGTTACCATCATGAAATACCTACTGTATGTGGACCAGAGAGCACTTACCCTCAACACTGCCCCTTTTGAGAAGAACAATTAGATACTGGATGGGATCCTCTGGCTTATCAACCATAAGATTTGTCACCAATGtctaaaaaaaacaaaatcacTTTCTACCATTTGAGcatgttttatttgtatttttcttaaaatgTAAACAAGGGATGAAAGTAGTAGTCTTCATCACCAGCTCTGATGAAAAAGAGTAAGATGACAGATCAGGATGAAGGGAGTAGAAGCAAAAGGAGAGTAGAGGTAGCCTGGGATCTGACTAGAGGGAGTACAGCTACAAGCGGAAGTTATTttttcatagcaggttaggagaatttacacagcaggttaggataattaatgtggcaggttaggagactagggttaaggttaggaaaaggttagggttagctgaaATGCTCACCTAACCTGCTACAAAGAGTCACTTCCGGTTGTAGCTGTACTCCCTCTTGTCAAACCGGTAGTCAGGTTACAGATCTGTTTTGGCATGACAGGGCGTTgacatgatagcacaaacagatctgagaccagacTCGTGAGGTGGTGGGTAACTAGTGGGAACTTTTGCAATGTTATTGTCAAATGAAATAGAAAATAGGTTTACCTGGACTAAATCAAATATTTCATGCTTCTCTGCATAAATAGCCATTTCAGGTGGAATTCTTAGGGGTTTTGCCGTTTCATCCATTGCAATAAGGTGATTTGCAGTCTGTTTGATGGGGAAAAGGTGGGATATTGTGTAACAAGTAACATAAAATGAATACGAAACAACTTTGCCATGCAATTGCACAATGACATGTTTTAATGTCTGGATGTCAAATAGTTATTCCATTGAATGTGAACGCTGTATTTTGGTTTTGTTTCTAATTTAGCTGTTTTTTCAGGGACCCCCTGAAAGCCCTCTGAGACCCCGTTGGTCCTACTTCTCGGCCCTCTGGCTGAGAGATTGACTGACCAAGCTAGTCGAAGTAAACAAGCTAACGTTACGTGTTTTTTTGCTCTTTGCTAACCAAAATGCTAACTAACTAGCAAATTCTGGCTCAGTAAATATGGCGTTTCGACAACTTATTAACTTGTACAATTATTGTACAATATCTAATGAAATGTGGCTAAGTAGATAGCTTAGTTTGGAACTGGCTTTGGGAAAACTGTAAAATATTTTCTTACCCGCTTATAACATGAATCCAAGTCGCTTGCCAAAGCGCATTCACACGTTGCTAAGGAAAACGTAATTGGTGTCATGTTGCCCAGCAACGTCAGAACGCTCGTTGATTCGACTTCTCAAGACAACATTCTGAGACCACAGTGCTTCGTTGTCAATCATATACTACACATTAGTGTCTATCATTTAGCGCTATTTGTAACTTTGTATCCAAGGAAAAAATATTGATACTGCTAGACTGACTCCGCACATAGACCCGCAGGTAAATTGTATTTATTAGGACCTTTCCAGAGTTGTCTCGAAAATCCAGTACTTACATTGGTACAAGGCTGTCTGTCTAGAGACTTTGTCCAGAGCAGCAGAGTATATGTATTGTGCTGCAGCTCCATATTGTAAACTTATCCATCTCAAATGGCATTTTCCTGTTGACGAGTGTGCACAACTGGCAAGGGAGAGGTTGAAGACCATTAATAAACACACTCACCTCTTCAAACTGCAGCAGGTCCTTTTCATAGCAGCCCTAGAGGTCACAAGCATGCTCATGATAGGACAGAACCAGTGGCAACAGTCATGCAGGTGAGACCATCACTCAACAGTTTTCCTCACAGGTCCTTTTTAAAAATATAATATACCCATCCCTTATTGCACACATTCAAGGGTACATGGAGCACCATTGTATTAATGCCACAGATCTACACATTTTCACCCTCTTCTTGAAAATTGTGGAGGAGTAGAGGGCTGTTCTGAGGCTCCTGAAGGGCAACAACCAAAGCCCTGGAGGTGTCATCCTAGACTGGAGCTACTGCAAAAGATGGCCAGTTCCTACACCTACTGCGGACAGGACACCACATCTGCTGGGAATCCTAATGTGGATGTGCTTGAGTCCTCAGGACAGCGAGGTGGGACGGCTGGTGTGGGAGATGTGTCTTTCAGCCTGACTGGTTACGCTACTGGTGCTCATAACACTAAGAAGACCCAAGCTTAGAGAACAGGAGCGTGGCATGCAATCAAGCCAGCCTGGAGACCTCCGGGCCTCACCACCAGGATTAGGCCTTTTCCTCTATTTTACATAAATCAGCATTGCAATAAAGTTTGTTTCTCTTGGTTTGACTTGTGATCAACTATTACTCAGAACTTGGCAACCATATTACACAATGTTTCATACAACAGACAAACTGGACAAATAGTCTTCAACACCATTTGCGTTGAGACATAAGTGATTTCCATCAAAACAATGCAGTGGCATTTCTAAACCCAATGACACTGTAGAATAAGACAGTAAATAACTATCTCGGCATCCATGACCAAATCTTGTTAAATTACCATGTAGCAATGTGTGTGTGCTCTCGGCAAACTGAAGGGAAAAAAAAGAGACAATGCAAAATATTTGTATTGATTTTATTCAGTACATTTTTCCCCTTTTTGTTTTCAGAACATTTGTAATCAGAACTGTCTTAACATACCGTCAGATTCACTGTACCATAGTTTCCTCATCCCGATGGTGTTTAACATTGATTTACATGCTTGATAACAAAAGATGTGGGGGGAAATAAAGGTACACTTGAATTGACACCAGGATCTTGGACAGAGACCATGCTTTGAGGATAACAGCCTGAGATGGGTAATACTGACTTCCATGGATATGTGACTTAACTGACTAGCTTGCAAGCCCTGATCCTGAGTAGGGGATGGAACAATAATGATGGTCACCTTAGATGACAATTGGCTATATGGCAACAGAAACTCACAATATGTCCATGTTAAGAACTACAATGTGACCCGATTCACTTTAAAGGCATTGGGTGAGGAAGGACCTCTATGAAGAGGGACATATACCTGGCATAGCTTCAATGCCAAGACATCAAGAGCGCCATCAGAGTCCCACTGCAGGAATTCTGGCAGTTGTGTGCAGCCATCAAGGCACTGAATATCCAAAAGAACAGTCCTCTCAGGCCTCTAGCCTAGACAAAATAATGCAGTGATCCACATCAACTTGATCAATAAACCCCCAAAAAGCAAGATGGATGCCACGTGGCACATTTAACTCAAGAGAATGTATGATAATTAACAAGCTCTGGTCTCGGGTGTTATTGTACGTTCCTTCACTATTGCAGGAACACGACCTGAGCTAGAGATTTAGCTTAAACCTAGGCAAGATGCGTTATTGCTGTAAAACTTCATTGTATGGTGGGATCATGCCCATTGAATCAACAAGACAAAATAAAATTGTTACTTGATACTCTTTAAGCTCTTTAGCTGGTTATAAATTATAACTAATTATTGCAATAACTTTAGTACCTATTTGTAGAGCTATATGTGTTAAAACAAGAGGCACTCAGTGTTTTGGGGAGGGAAATGTGACGGAACAACTCAAAAAGTGTTCTGAAAAGCTGAGGCTGTGAGGCCTTTGACCAAGCAGCAAAAAAACAAGATGAATCCATTTGAGAAAAGTATTGCACTTGTGAGTAGGACCCTCCGAATCCTACAGAAAGTTCAGGCCATTCTAGATTGGGGTGTGCCAAAACCATAAATAAATAGCTTATTAAAACATCTAACAAAAGATTCTTGCTCGTTTTCCTGTGGCTGTTTTACATCACACAGACTGACGTAGCCTCAATATATAGATTTACACACCCAATAGACCAATTCTGTGTGATAGGACTTGCCATAAGGAATCCATGTTAAGTTCACTGTTGAATACTTTTTGTTCACTCTTGCTCCCCCTAATGGATACATAAAGCAGTGGCCCTTCGACAGAATACATTAAGCTAATTATGAGGCCAAATTTGCTCATTGTCCCTTGCTTAgggaaatgttgtttttttctctcttgtttatataatatagCTTTGTATAAACCTGTATGTACCCATCCACTGGGGAAACAGCGAAAATAACACTGCATTTAGAGATATTTCTTACATCTGTTGTTACAGTGGCAGCTCATCAGCAGCTGTtgccccacccctccctctctcgtcgTCGTCATCAGATGTGCTCCTGCTGTGTTTCATTGTAGTCCATGATCCGCAGGTCCTTCCTCCTCTGGCGGGCGGCAGCGGCAGCACTGGCCCTAGGCCTTGCCCCCTGCCCGTGGTGTGCCCTAAGCTGCTGGCTGTCTGACGGGGGTGGCTCCTGGGCCAAAGCAGACTGAGCAGAGCCCTGTGATggaggagcagcagcaggagaatgGGGGGGGGTGCCTGTGGCAGGAGGAGGAAATGGGCTGGAC harbors:
- the LOC135555779 gene encoding uncharacterized protein LOC135555779, which gives rise to MKYLTKKHLTGDITVRAACHRSMRKSEKLHSMRMVLKHSVPVIVVQSHCSCVAGSALCNHLVALLYQTAHYSQLNIPAAPPVHSCTDTEQRWHKPRTLGVKPGPVDGIEFRKSTNSCADGIRSSLYKALNGYMPDMDLLHLSETYANFSPLTTPLVTTMEMSADVPLVESPFGPMQAGSVLSYQLPQPKTREIVKIADAPSPPILPLDGFRLPSLLTSLAIRSSSTSRH
- the spaca9 gene encoding LOW QUALITY PROTEIN: sperm acrosome-associated protein 9 (The sequence of the model RefSeq protein was modified relative to this genomic sequence to represent the inferred CDS: inserted 1 base in 1 codon), with product MYCAAAPYCKLIHLKWHFPVDECAQLARERLKTINKHTHLFKLQQVLFIAALEXHKHAHDRTEPVATVMQVRPSLNRYMEHHCINATDLHIFTLFLKIVEE